A single region of the Anguilla anguilla isolate fAngAng1 chromosome 17, fAngAng1.pri, whole genome shotgun sequence genome encodes:
- the LOC118216109 gene encoding probable ATP-dependent RNA helicase DHX58: MEEISLYGYQEEVIQPALEGRNIIIWLPTGGGKTRAAVYVAKRHLESRSGAKVAVLVNKVHLVDQHFNKEFQPFLGGRYRVAPISGDCDQKDFFGRVVQDSDVIICTAQILENSLRSTEEDKHVELTDFTLLIIDECHHTHKDNVYNKIMQRYVQAKPKSGLPQVLGLTASPGTGGAKTFQGAKEHVLQICANLDASAIVSPQENSEELQRKVPKPVKKYDIVNQRPKDPFGDHLKSMMSKIHEFSAVENLRSDFGSQEYEADVVQLEKQAAVEGNRKLAQCALHLRQYNDALLINDTVRMADAFRLLRDFYSREAEKRVGLDDTDHFLFDLFQVNEAELQALAALTQFENPKLGQLQKTLLEQFVGQNKSRGILFSKTRVSTHCLFDWVSDNRPMQDAGIKAAILTGASNQASHMTQKDQKQTIRQFREGALNLLISTSVAEEGLDIPECNLVVRYGLLTNEIAMQQASGRARAEDSVYSVVARAGGQEVRRERTNEYLEELSRRAIAEIQSMEQLAFQQQVAELQRQSVISLRLAELQLTERQNRCLASDVRLHCRLCNTPVAQGNDMQLINGSQYVNINPNFEVYYKAGAKVELDRTFEDWEPGREISCANCGKEWGMEMIYKEVTLPNLGIKNFVLDSLGHRQSVKKWKDVPFCVEDFKYTDYVLKKFPDLL; encoded by the exons ATGGAGGAGATCAGCCTGTACGGGTACCAGGAGGAGGTAATACAGCCAGCCCTGGAGGGCAGGAACATCATTATTTGGCTGCCAACAGGAGGAGGAAAGACTCGAGCTGCTGTCTACGTGGCGAAGAGACACCTGGAGTCCAGGTCAGGGGCGAAGGTGGCTGTCCTAGTGAACAAG GTTCACCTGGTGGACCAGCACTTCAACAAGGAGTTCCAGCCCTTCCTCGGGGGGCGATACAGGGTAGCACCCATTAGCGGGGACTGTGACCAGAAGGACTTCTTTGGCCGAGTGGTGCAGGACAGCGATGTGATCATCTGCACAGCCCAGATCCTGGAGAACAGCCTGAGGAGCACTGAGGAGGATAAACACGTGGAGCTGACCG ACTTCACCTTGCTGATCATCGATGAGTGCCACCACACCCACAAGGACAATGTCTACAACAAGATCATGCAGCGCTACGTGCAGGCCAAGCCGAAAAGTGGCTTACCCCAGGTCCTGGGACTAACTGCCTCTCCTGGGACAGGGGGAGCCAAAACCTTCCAGGGGGCAAAGGAGCACGTCCTGCAG aTCTGTGCCAACCTGGACGCCTCGGCCATCGTGTCTCCCCAGGAGAACTCTGAGGAGCTGCAGAGGAAGGTCCCCAAGCCAGTGAAGAAGTATGACATCGTCAACCAGAGACCGAAG GACCCCTTTGGGGACCACCTGAAGTCGATGATGAGTAAGATACATGAGTTCAGCGCAGTGGAAAATCTCAGGAGTGATTTTGGCTCACAGGAGTATGAGGCTGATGTGGTTCAGCTTGAGAAACAAG CTGCGGTGGAGGGGAACAGGAAGCTGGCTCAGTGCGCTCTCCACCTGCGTCAGTACAACGACGCGCTGCTCATCAACGACACGGTGCGCATGGCTGACGCATTCCGGCTGCTCAGGGACTTCTACAGCAGAGAGGCGGAGAAGCGCGTCGGGCTGGATGACACCGACCACTTCCTGTTCGATCTGTTCCAGG TGAACGAAGCTGAACTGCAGGCGCTGGCGGCTCTGACGCAGTTTGAGAATCCCAAGCTGGGGCAGCTGCAGAAGACCCTGCTGGAGCAGTTTGTGGGGCAGAATAAGTCCCGTGGGATTCTCTTCTCCAAGACCCGCGTCAGCACCCACTGCCTGTTTGACTGGGTCTCCGACAACCGCCCCATGCAGGATGCCGGCATTAAGGCTGCCATATTGACCGGAGCCAGCAACCAggccagtcacatgacacag AAAGATCAGAAGCAGACCATTCGACAGTTCCGTGAGGGTGCCTTGAATCTCCTCATCTCCACCAGTGTGGCTGAGGAGGGCCTGGACATCCCAGAGTGCAACCTGGTGGTGCGTTACGGGCTGCTGACCAATGAGATCGCCATGCAGCAGGCCAGCGGGCGCGCCCGGGCAGAGGACAGCGTGTACTCCGTGGTGGCGCGGGCAGGTGGTCAGGAGGTGCGGAGGGAGCGCACTAATGAGTACCTGGAGGAGCTGAGCAGGAGGGCCATCGCAGAGATCCAGAGTATGGAGCAGCTCGCCTTCCAGCAACAG gtTGCGGAACTGCAGAGGCAAAGTGTGATTTCTCTGCGGCTGGCGGAGCTTCAGCTGACGGAAAGGCAAAACCGCTGCCTAGCATCTGATGTCCGACTCCATTGCCGGCTCTGCAACACCCCAGTTGCCCAGGGCAATGACATGCAACTGATTAATGGCTCACAATATGTCAACATCAACCCTAACTTTGA ggttTACTACAAAGCAGGAGCGAAGGTGGAGCTTGACAGGACGTTTGAAGACTGGGAGCCCGGGCGTGAGATCAGCTGTGCCAACTGTGGCAAG GAATGGGGGATGGAGATGATCTACAAGGAGGTGACTCTGCCCAACCTGGGTATTAAAAACTTTGTCCTGGACAGCCTGGGCCACAGACAGTCTGTCAAGAAATGGAAGGATGTCCCATTTTGCGTTGAGGACTTCAAATACACAGACTATGTCCTTAAAAAGTTCCCTGATCTGCTCTGA